The genomic DNA TGCAGAGCGTGTTTATCGCAGTGTAGCACGCGAAATTTCCAAGATTAGAAATCGTAAAGAAGTTATCCATCTGCGTAAAGAGTTAGTTGGCATCTCACTCGACAGAAAAGCGTGTAAAATTGTGACAAAGGCTCTGGGACACAATAGACCAGAGGAATTTCCTCGTTCCTACGCTTATATTTTATTGAAACGCTAGGCAACATTGCACATTTTTCAAAAATCTAGCCTCAATTCATTACACATGTGGCATAATACTTGTATCTAGAAAATGAAAGGAATTCTATATGTTACCTCAAAATAATTCTCCTCTTCTGTTAAATAGACAACAAGCAGCGGAACTACTTGGAATAGATCCTAAATCATTTGATAAGTACATCAGAAGTCACCCAGACTTTCAATGCTTTATGGTAGGAAAACAAGAGCGCTATTTGAAGTCAAAACTGATTAAATTTATTGAAAGCCACTGCGATTGACGGATAATGATTGATAAAATTAGATTTTTCATATATCCTATATGTGACTAGTCTATTTTATCAATCATTTTTTATAGAAAGGCTGATAAAATGGCAACAATAACAAAACGTGGTAACTCTTACCGTGCAACTGTATCACTTTATAAGAAAGGAGAATATAAACGAGAAACCAAAACCTTTAGCAACAGAAAAGATGCTGAGCTTTGGACATTAGAAATGGAACTTGAAAAAGGTCGTGGCAAGAACATTGCCGAACGATCCACCCTATTTCCTGATTTTTATAGAAATTGGGTCCATACGGTCAAGAAAAATGATGTTCGCGAAGCCACCTTTATAAACTATAAACGAACTCTCGTAGTAGTTGATGACCTTTTTGATGGTATTCAACTTAAACACCTTGACGATCTCGTCATGCAAAAGAAAATCGACCAATATGCTGAAACCCACTCTAAAAAAACAGTAAAAGAACTTGTTCTTAAAATCCGTGGTTCATTGAAATATGCGTATGCTCGTGGTTTGATTAGCAATGACTTTGGTCATCTTTTAAAAGCAAAAGGGCAAGAACAAGCTAAACGAAATATTCCACTATCTATCACAGAATTTAAAAAACTCAGACAATACTGCCTAAGTCATACTGAGGATGAATTTAATGTTCTTGTTGCTCTCGCCCTTGAGACAGGAGCAAGACGTGGAGAACTTTTAGGAATTAAAAAAGAAGATATTTTTGAATATGGTATCAAAATTCTTCGATCAATTAGTCCAACTAATGACGATACCCAGCTTAAAACCAAACATTCTAAGCGTGATATTTCTATCAACGAAGATGTTTATCAAGCTGTGACAAAACTTGCACAAACAAAAGAAGGCTATATCTTTGATTGGAATGGATTCAAGCAAGCTGGTCAACTTCAAAAGCTGTTAAAACAGTTGGGATTAACAAAAACGACATTTCATGGACTTCGTGACACGCATGCCTCATTTCTCTTTTCAAAAGATATTAGCCTAGACTATATTTCTCGTCGTCTAGGTCATAACTCTATCTTAACAACACAACAGTATTATCTAGAATTGATGCCAGAAAAAAAGCACCAGCAAGATGCCGATGCTTTAAGTCTCTTAAACGACTTATCATTATAATTAACACCAACTGGCACCAAAAAAGTGCCATAATCGTTGGTATAATAAGGTTTTGATTAACGTTTTGAGAATTGTGAAGCTTTACGTGCTTTCTTAAGACCCGGCTTCTTACGTTCAACCATACGAGCGTCACGAGTAAGAAGGCCAGCGCGTTTCAATGAATCGCGGAAGTCTGGGTCAACTTGAAGCAATGCACGCGCGATACCGTGACGGATCGCACCTGATTGACCACCGTAACCACCACCGTTCACGTTGACGAAAACGTCGTATGAACCTTGGGTTGAAGTAACTGCGAATGGTTGGTTGATAACCAAACGAAGGTCAGCGTGTGGGATGTACTCTTCTACATCTTTTTTGTTTACTGTGATTTTACCAGTACCTGGGACCAAACGTACGCGTGCAACCGCGTTTTTACGACGACCAGTACCTGTGTATTGTGCTTGTGCCATTTAGATTACGTCCTTTCCCTTAGATAAGACCTGAAATATCAAGTACTTCTGGTTGTTGTGCAGCGTGAGTGTGCTCGCCACCTACAAACACTTTCAGTTTCATGCCTTGTGCACGACCAAGAGTGTTGTGTGGAAGCATACCCTTAACTGATTTTTCAATCAAACGAACAGCGTTCTTAGAACGAAGTTCACCCGCAGTGATAGATTTCAAACCACCTGGGTGCAATGAGTGAGTGTAGTATACTTTATCAGTTGCTTTTTTACCAGTCAATTTCACTTTCTCAGCGTTGATGACGATAACGAAGTCACCAGTGTCAGTGTGAGGGGTGAAAGTTGGCTTGTTTTTACCACGAAGGATGCTTGCGACTACTGCTGAAAGGCGTCCAAGAGGTACATCTGTTGCGTCAACAACATACCATTTACGTTCAACTTGGCCTGGTTTAGCCATGAAGGTTGTTTTGTTCATGATTTCTCCTATACGAATCGTTTTTGTTTACAGGGCGGATGTTCCGGTCCGCAGGTATTTGGAAGGTTCCGGGGCCTTTCAAATGGGGTAAACAATACCGTTTACCATTATATCAAAAGAAAAAGACCAAAGTCAAGCTATTTTGCTCTGATTTTCTTCTTTTTTTGGCAAAGGCAGAGCCGCAAAGTTTGTTTCCATATTTAACGTTTGACGGACTGGCCCATCTTGAAATAGGTGTGCCGTTTTCCACGAACAGCAAGGGAGAGGGCTAGAATATTTTCAGGGTCAGGCATGCGACCATAGCTGCCATCGCCGATATGGTGAACGTCGGAGCCAACCCGTTTGTTACTCAAGCCAAATTCTCGAACGGTCTGACTGTCCGCGCTCTCCTGACTGGTTCCAATAGTGGAAATGACCAAGCCGCCCTTGGCTTTGATTTTAGCAACAATAGGCGCTACTAGCTCCTCTCTGACACCAGGCACCGTTCCAACCGCAGGAATCAAAACCCCGTCTGCGCCTAGGTCGATGAAGCTGAGGAGGGCTCGTTCGTCCACAACTGATTCACCCAGTCCTGCACCGTGCATCTTGCCTGCAAACACCAAGCCATCAAACTCCTGAACAGCCAGCGCAATAGCGGATTGAATAGCCGTCATTGATACCCCCGTAGAGGGATTGCCTGTCAGCATGATAAAGTCAACTCCCAAAGCCTTGGCTCTTGCTAGACTTTCTGGGCTAACCTTGCGCCCTGGTGACAGTTGAACCTGTTCATCCAGAACAGATAATGTGTCATCGACAGGCTCCAGATTGATACCGACAGGTCGGCCTGTCAAATCCTTAATGGCCGCAATCGGATTGGCACAGGGCTCAAAACCGACAATGTTCGGCTCAAAGACGTCCAATTCATTGAGCACCAAAAGATCACAGCCAAAGGCTGCCATCATCTCAGCATTGGTGACGCCGGCAATCAAGGGAGCCGCCGTTACGACGGTTTCCCCCATCAGGGTACGGCCTTCGCTGGCCAAGATGGATTGTTTGAGTTCTTCCTTGCCAAAAGCAGCAATATCGCTCGCATAACATGATAATAGTCGTTTCATTGTTTCTCCTAGAAAGCGTTTTCTTTTTTCCTGTGAAGAAAAAGAGAACTTATCTCTTTTCCTTTCCGATAGATATAAGGGCAATAACTCCTTCGCCGGTATGGGTCGCAATCACTGGGCCGAGTGGAGCCAAGAGGACTTCTTCTACAGCCGGTTGCTCCAAGAGACTGGCCTTGATTTCCTGAGCAGTGGTATCCTCTCCTGTGTAGGCCACCATGACGGTGGTGTGGTCCAGTTTGTCCAAGGTCAGGCTGAGCATTTCCTTAATCCCCTTCTTGCGACCACGAATCTTGGCAACAGGCTCTAATTTTCCTTCTGCATTTAGACTGAGGAGGGGTTTGATGTTGACTAGGCCACCGATAAGGGCAGCGGCTTTAGACAAACGGCCACCCCGCACCAAGTGGTTGAGGTCATCGACCAGAAGATAGGTTCGCAAGCGCGGTGCTAGTTCTTCCACTAAAGCCTTGGTTTCTGCGAGGGTCTTCCCAGCCTTGCGAGCTTTCGCAGCCTGCATGACCAAATATCCTTCTCCGATAGCCGCGGCCTTGGTGTCGATTAGTTCAATCACTGCATCTGGATAAGTATCTTTAATCATATCCCGTGCAATAACACTGCTCTGGTAGGTTCCAGATAGAGCGGCAGAAAATGCTAGATACAAGACCTCCTGCCCCGCCTTAGCCGCCTCTTCAAAGACGGATTCAAACTGTCCGACATTGACCTGACTGGTGGTCGGCAGACCGCCTTTTTGCATTTTTTCAAGAAGAGCCTCGCTGGTCAAAGCATTCTCTCCGACCGTTTCATAGGTAACCCCATCTAGGTTGATTGTCAAACCTAGCACTGTGATTCCTTCTTCCTTGACCCAGGCCACTGGCAAGTCAGCCGTGGAGTCCGTTACAATCTTAAATGTCATGATATTCTCCTATGTTAACTGTTTTTTAAGTACTTGTCACTTTATTATCTCTAGTTCTTCCACTCCATCAACACCTATTCGAAGCTGACAATCACTCTCTCCTTGTTTGCCTACTAGATAGGCTTTCCAGTCTTTGATATAAATGAAATCAAATGTCGTACCCATAACCTTAGGAAACTCATAAGATTTTTCTTTCATTAGATGATTGTATATTAGTACTGCTTCTGCATGTTTGTTTTCAAATCTAACCATGCCATCTCGATCATTTCTATATCGATAAATCGGCAATTTGATTTCTTGTTGATTGAGGACGAAATGACTAACCTCTTCACAAAAAACGCCCATACACTCGAATTTACCGACTGGAAAATTGAGAACATTTTTCCCAATGATTGTCGAAAAATTTAAAATATGAATGAAATCCTCTTTCGTGTTGTCAATCGTTTCAACTTCGAGCAAAAAACGATTTGTGCCCTCCATCTCAATTGCCTCACCACAATAGTCACCACAAACTAACCAATACTGTTCCAGTAAATCCTCTAAAGGATACTGCTCTGCTTGTTCTGCCAATTCACAACAGAAAGAGAAGCAATTCTTCGTTTTTGAGTAATAGATATCAAACAGAATAAAGTCATAGTCATCTGTCTTGTATTTTGTGAGAGGATACACGTCCAAAATCTTCATGCCTTGCTCCTATATTTTCTTTCGGAAGACCTCGTACATGAGAATGGCCGCTGCCACGCTGGCGTTTAGGCTCTGCACATGCCCCTTCATAGGGATGGTAATCATTTCGTCAACTTGCTTTTTGATATTTGGAGAAATTCCCTTGCCTTCGTTGCCGATAATAAGGGCTAGCTTGCCTGCTGTATTCCACTTGTGACTTGGGGTTCCATTCATGTCTGTTCCAAAAATCCAGAAGCCCGCCTCCTTGAGTTTATCAAGGGTCTGACTGAGATTGGTCACACGGGCAATCGGAACATGGGCGACCGCACCCGTTGAGGTCTTGGCCACAACTGGGGTCACACCGACCGCTCGGTGCTTGGGAATAATAATGCCCGCCACCTGAGTGGCATCTGCGGTTCGCAAAATCGAGCCAAAGTTGTGCGGATCTGTCAGACTATCTAGGATGAGGATTAAAGGATTGTCTTCTGCTTGCGCTTTTTCCAAAATAGCCGCCAAGTCCGCATAGGCAAATTCGGATACCCGCAGGACAAAGCCTTGATGGACAGCTCCATCCGTCATTTCTGACAAACTCTTTTTAGGAGTCCAAGAAATTGACACCTTCTTTTCTGCAGCCAGTGCCTTGATTTTTTCTACATTTTTGCCGCGTAAATCATCCTGAATGTAGAGTTTGTTGCCGGTATTGGCCTCCAAGCCTTCCACAACAGCATGAACGCCGTATACAATATCGTTTTTTTCCATGGTTTTATTATATCACACCTAGCTAGCCAGTCCAAGGTGAGAGGGTTAAGAAGTGCGCTGTCTAAAAATGGTAGATCCGCTCTTCGATTTTACCGATTCGCAATCATAAAGCCTTCGCAGAAAAGTGCTAGTTTTACTTGGCTAACAGAATATCAAAAAGGCTTGCCCTTTCGGACAAACCCTTTCACTTTTTTCAATTAGGCTTTACCAGCTGAACCGAATACGTCGATACGCTCTTCAACAGAGGCTTGGATAGCTTTTACGCCGTCAGCCAAGAATTTGCGTGGGTCGAAGAGTTTCTTCTTGTCGTATTCTGCTTCGTTTGCTTCATAAGCTGCTGCAAATTTACGAGTAGCGTTCGCAAATGCGATTTGGCACTCAGTGTTTACGTTTACTTTTGCAACACCCAATTTGATAGCTGCTTGGATTTGCTCATCAGGAATACCTGAACCACCGTGCAATACGATTGGGAATCCTGGTACAGCTTCAGTCAATTTCTTCAAGTGGTCAAGGTCAAGACCTTCCCAGTTTGCTGGGTATGGACCGTGGATGTTACCGATACCTGCTGCCAAGAAGTCGATACCAGTTGCAACCATTGCTACTGCATCTTCGATTGGAGCCAATTCACCGCTACCAACGATACCGTCTTCTTCACCACCGATAGTACCAACTTCAGCCTCAACTGAGATTCCTTTAGCATGTGCCAATTCAACCACTTCTTTAGCTTTTGCAAGGTTTTCTTCTACTGGAAGGTGTGAACCGTCAAACATGATAGAAGTGTAACCTACTTCGATACACTCAAGAGAGTCTTCGTAGTGACCATGGTCAAGGTGAATCGCAACAGGAACAGTGATGTTCATTGATTCGATCAAGTTAGCAATCAAGTTACGAGCAACTTTGTAGCCACCCATGTATTTTGCTGCACCCATAGAGGTTTGGATAAGAACTGGAGCTTTCTTAGCTTCTGCGGCACGCAGGATAGCTTGAGTCCACTCAAGGTTGTTTGTGTTGAATCCACCAACTGCATAACCGTTGTCACGGGCTGCTTGGACAAATTTTTCTGCTGAAACTAATGGCATTTCGATAGCCTCCTAATATTTTTTAAGGGTTAGACCCCATACGGCTTTATTTTACCATTTTTCTTTGGAAAATGCTAGCTCAAACTGCAGGCTTTTGAGAAAGTTTTCACATGAATTTTCATAAGGGCTACAAAATAAAAAAAGACCAGCCGAAGCTAGCCTGCGATGCGGAGAGTGGGACTTGAACCCACACGGCCTAAAGCGGCCACAGGATCCTTAGTCCTGCGCGTCTGCCAATTCCGCCATCCCCGCTTAACACAAGATTTAGTATATCATGCGGATGCTGCCCTTGTCAAGACTTTTTTACCCTTTTTCGAACCTTTTTGCTTTTTTGGAAAAAGAAAAGGCCCGAAAGAGGCTTCGGGCCCGTATCATCTTTAGTCTTGAGGAGCTTGAACCTTGTTGGCCGCGATAACGAACGGTGCCCAGATACAGAAGGCTACAAAGACGTTAAAGAGGGAAACAAGACCAGCCATGACATTTCCTCCGGTTGCCAAGAAGGCGTAAAGACCTGGAGGGGTAATCCACGGAATGGATACATAAACCGGCGGGATGAGCCCTGCAGCGGTCGCGGCATAGGCGATGCCCACACAGACAGGCGGTACAATCAACCATGGTACGACAAAGAGTGGGTTTAGAACCATTGGGATACCAAAGGTAATGGGTTCATTGATGTTGAAGATACCCATCGGAGCAGACAGTTTGGCAACTGCACGGTATTCCTGTCTTTTAGAGAAGAGGAAGATGGCGATAATCAGGGCGATGGTGACACCGGAGCCTCCCATCTGGCCGTAAGCATCAAAGGAACCACGGGTCCAGAGGTATGGCAGTTGACTGACATCCTTGGTCGCTTCATAGGCAGCTGTATTTTCCAAGAGGGCTGGCAGGTAAATCCCGTCCATGACTGGCCCCAATACGTTGTGTCCATGTAGGCCGAAGAACCAGAAGAGCTGGACTAGGAAGGAAAGGAGAACCACGCTGAACCAGCCCTGAGACAAGCCCATCAGAGGCTGTTGGATGTAGGTGGAAATCAAATCGTTCAAGGCTTGGCCTGTCAGAAGGGTTGATAGATAACCAACTAGGGCAGATACATAGATGGCTGCAATCCCCGGAATCATGGACGCAAAAGCCTTGTTGACCGCAGGTGGTACGCTATCAGGCATCTTGATGATGACATTTTTCTTCATAAAGAAAATATAAACTTCGGCTGACAAGAGACCAATCAGCATGGCTGCAAAGAGGCCAGTTGCCCCCGCATAGGCAACAGAAATAACGCCCCACTGGGAAGTTTCTAGGTTGCTGCCAGATACCATCAGGCCAAGATTAGTCAACTTGGTCAAAACTGACTTGTCCAAACCAGTCAGATCAGTCACAATGGTCAGGGTTTGTGGAATGGTGGAGATGAAGGCTGCAAATGAAACCAAGCCCCCTGCAATCGGGTTGAGTTTTTCAGCTTGGGCCCGGTTGTAGCCGAGGGCAAAGACGAAGGCTAGGGCCATGATGGCAATGGTACCAAAGTAAACATAGCCGTTGAGCTCAATCAGAGGCTTCATAGCTTCCGCAAAGCCAGTCCAGCCCATATTGGTCGGAATATCCCGCACCAATACGTTTAACAAGACAGCGATAGCCCCTGCCATGGTCAGCGGGAACATGGCAATAAAGGCATCCCGTATAGCAATTAGGTGCTTTTGTGACCCTAACTTACCTGCAATTTTCAAAAATGTATCCATTTAGGAAACCTCCTTTTTTTCTGCAAATTCTGCAAGTTTTTCGATTTGTAATGTCATCCTTTTTTCCAGACCCTTTCTCATGAGGGGCAGGAGCAAACGATAGTTCCACTGTTGAAACTTTCCTTCCGGTAGGTAGTCCTCTGTGTAGGTGACCTCCGTCCTGCCATCTTCAAGGGGCAGAAGTTGGTAGGTAATCCACTGTACACCTCGGTTGGATTGAACAGCGACGGTGTACTGTTTGTCGGGGATAAGCTCTCCTACTGTGATCCTAACGGACTGCTCCCCCTGCTTCCCAAAATGTTTCAGGTAGGTCAACCCTTCCTTGATAGCCTCCAGTTGAATGGTCTGGCCTGTGGCGGATTGGTAATCCTTTTGAAAAAGGTCCAAGAGGGTTTGGTAGATGGCTGGGGCCGTTCCTCTAACACTTAGTCGAGCTTCCATTAACTCCCTCCTACTTCTTCTAATTTCCGATAGACATCCACCATTTCTTTGGCCATATCTAAAAAGGTAATGGCGTTCATGAGGTGGTCCTGTCCATGCACCATGAGCAGGCTGAGAGCAACCTTATCGCCCTTGGCTTCTTGGGTGAGTAGGTCTGTTTGTCCGTGATGGGCCAGGCTCAAGGATTGTTGGGCCAGCTGAAGTTTTTCTTCAGCCAGATCAAACTGGAAGGCCTTAGCAGCTCGGATAGCCTCCACAGCATGGCTCTTGGCATCCCCGCCATACATAATCAGCTTCATGACAGCTTCTAGCAATTCTTGTTCCTTATCCATATCAATCACCTAGAAGGGACATGGCTGCTGCAAATACCTTTTCCCCATTCATGGTCCCGTAATCCATCATATTGATATCTGATACCTTGGTAGCTGGTTCAAACTTGGACTTGTATTCGTCCAGCATAAAGCGGACTTGAGGACCAATCAGCAGGACATCGATGGTTTGGCTAGCAAATTCCTGATCCACTTCGGAAACAGGGACAGCAAAAATCTTGGCTTCAACCCCCTGACTAGCTGCTGCCTTTTCCATCTTGGTAACCAGCATACTGGTTGACATCCCTGCATTGCAAACTAACATAATTGTTTTCATTTTATACCTCCTTTGTGCAAATGAGTTGTGTAAGTGTGTCTAGAGTCGGCTCCAAGAGGAGACGCTCGCGAAAGGTTATACTGTCTAATAATCGGGCCAGGTGCTGGGTCAGTAGCTTCATGTGCTTGTTTTCCCAGAGAGAGGGAGATAGGAGAATCACCACTGAAACATCCTGTCCATCTTCATTCCAGACCAAGGGTCTAGAACAAATAGCCACGACGATTTCTTCTTGCATGGACAAAGACTTGGCTGGATGAGGAAAGGCGATTCCTTCTGCAAAGATGAGGCTGCCCAGCTCCTCTCGTGTGAGAATCTGCTGGTAAAAGTCCTCGACAAAACCTTCTTTGCTACTGTCCGTCAGTCGGCCAATCATCTCTTTCAGTAAGTCTTCCTTGGACATGGCTTCCTCTTGATAGAAAAAGCGGTCTTCTGAAAAACAGTGCTGACAGGCTTCTTCCAATTCTGACAGGGGATGAACCTGGCCTTGACCCGATGAATGCCCTGTGGCTAAGTAAGCTTCTATTTTTTGAATGTCTGCCTGAGGCAGCAAAACACTGATGGAAATAACCGGTTTTGGAAAAACGTGACCAGTCAGATCAATAGCAGAAAGGATCAGATCAACCTGGCTCAAATCTTGACGGAAGAGTTCATGAAAACTGACACAGGCCAGAATGTCCAAGCGCTGCCCAAAATGGCTCATGAGGCGATGCTGCAAGACCTGGGCACTGCCGACACCTGTACCGCAGACCAGTAAAACCCGCAAGCTTTCCTTGCTCTTCTGCCGTTCTAAGGCCGCCAAGATATGGAGGGTGATATAGGCCCATTCTGGATTGGATACCTGATAAAGAACTAGGCAGGGCAGCTTGGAGAAAGCCTCTTTGGTTGCTACAATCAAACTGCCATAACTATCCTTTAATTCCTGATAGAGGGGATTGTCCAGACGAATGCCATTTTGAAGTCGAAGCAAGAGGGGCGACAGGTGATCCCGTAAACCCTCTAGGAGCAAATCGTCTGCCACCAAGCCCTGGGGCAGGTGCTTGGATAAGTCCTCCAGAACGAGCATTAAATCACTGTCAGAAATAGGCTGAAAATCACTGGGCAGACTGGTATTGCCCTTGCCCAGCAGATGGAGGGCCATGTAGTCTGCTTCCGCCTGAGGCAGGTCAATTCCTAGATAGAGGCGAATCCGCTCCATCATTTTGAGGGAAATCTCTCTGGACTTGATATAAGCTTCTTCCTGTCCAAGAGGGAGAGGGCGAACTGTATGTCCCGAGGAAATCCGCTCAATAGCCAAGGCTAGGTGAACCAGTAAGTTGGTCAGGCTGTAATCCGAAAGGGATAAATCCTCTTCCCGACTGACTTCTAAAATAGCAGTGTAGAGTTTTCGGGTGTCGATGTTTTCAAAAAGGGGAATTTCCTCCAAGTAGCCCAGTAAGGGTTGATTGACCTGCCGAGAGAGGAAATATTCAACGATAAAGTGACGCTTGTCCCGCTCAAAGCCTTCAACTGCCAGATTCCCTTCCTCATTGCGACTGAGGCTTAAGGAGTAGGGAGTCAAGCGCTCTCGTATGCTGGCAAGAAGTTTGGAGAGGGCCGATGGGCTGATATGGAGGAGCTTGGTCAAGTCTTGGGCAGGAATCTTTTCCCCTTCAAAAAATAGTTGGTGGAGGAGATAATGCTCCCGATCCCGTTGCCATTCCAAATTCCCCCTTTGCTTGTGGGAACTCCGGTCAGCCTTGATGGTCTCATAGGTGGAGCGAAAGAGGTCTGGGTCGACAATTTCTAGGCGATAGCCCTTGCTGGGCAGGGAATGAATCCGAAGACCCAGTTGATCCTGAGATTGGCTGACATCCCTGATGATCTTGCGAACGGTCCGATCGGACAGGCTCATTTCCTCAGCCAAAAAACGGCTGCTGAGGTAGCCTTGCTGGGAGTGGTTGAGAAAAATCTCCAGCAGGGCCATTTCACGTTGGTTCACTGATTCCCTCCTTTCTCCGTAGTCGAAACGCGTCGTTTGGTTTCAAAAAATCGAGTAATTCTATCGAATAAGGACTGAGCCGTCCAATAATATTGGTTCGCTCATCCAGCTCAAGGTCGCATAAGGCTAGAGAAAGCTCACCTGCGTAACGTCCGTAATTCTGATTGGCCAAAAGAATGTCTCCACGTTTGGCCTTTTTTTCTTGGATTCGGACGGGGTGGTCTTTTTGACCATAAACCAGCCGTGGCATGGTAGAGCGAATTAAGTAGTCAGAAATATCTGGACGATAGTGATGAGGATAGGCTAGGATAGCCTCTTCAAGCGGAGTCAAGACCAAATCACTTTCCCATTCCAACTCAATTTCTTCCTTATTGGTTTCAAACACTTCAATCATTATCTGAAGTTCTTCTTTTGAGATAAATTGATTGGACAAGATGATGGTGTCTACATCTCCCGCTGCCAGCAGGTAGCGCAATTGGTCTGCCAAGGCTAGCTGCCTGTGTTCTTCCAGAGTGGGCAGACCCTCATCATACGCCCAAGCCCCTTGCTGGGCAGAGGCGGCAGACACAAAGGCAGCGGTCGCAAGCCCCATGGTTCGATAGACTTGATTCATGAAGTGAAAATGACTTTTTGATAGACCTGTGTAGGCTTTAGGGTAAAAGTTGTGGCAAGCTGTTAACCGCTCAGGGCTTACCCCCAAGGCCAACAAATCTGTGACTAGCTTACTGTCCACACTCATATTGAGTTCTAGGGTCATTTCCCTTTCCTGATCCAGTAACTCCTTGATCCGACTTGCGGAATAAGCTTCATCTAACCGCACACCAGTCAGACCAAAAGCCCTGGCCTGACCAAGTATATCTGCTTCCCAGCCCAAACCTGTTAAGAGCTGGGGACTGAGGTCTCCTACCACTTCAAAACCAGCCTCTCTGCAGATGGCAACGATCTGCTGATAGTGATGCAACAGAGCCTGGTCGGATGGATTTAGCTGGAGAAAACTGAGAAAGACGCGGCTAAACATCTCCCTTGGAAATTGCTGGATATAGTTCCACAACGATTCCTGATCATGCCCTTCAGGATAAAGAGAAAAACCTAGCTGAACCATGTCTTTGTCCTTTCTTATTCTGCCTTAGGGTTCAAAGCCCCCATTTTGGCTCAATTCTTTAAACCAGTGGCCGGATTTT from Streptococcus oriscaviae includes the following:
- a CDS encoding helix-turn-helix domain-containing protein; protein product: MLPQNNSPLLLNRQQAAELLGIDPKSFDKYIRSHPDFQCFMVGKQERYLKSKLIKFIESHCD
- a CDS encoding tyrosine-type recombinase/integrase, producing the protein MATITKRGNSYRATVSLYKKGEYKRETKTFSNRKDAELWTLEMELEKGRGKNIAERSTLFPDFYRNWVHTVKKNDVREATFINYKRTLVVVDDLFDGIQLKHLDDLVMQKKIDQYAETHSKKTVKELVLKIRGSLKYAYARGLISNDFGHLLKAKGQEQAKRNIPLSITEFKKLRQYCLSHTEDEFNVLVALALETGARRGELLGIKKEDIFEYGIKILRSISPTNDDTQLKTKHSKRDISINEDVYQAVTKLAQTKEGYIFDWNGFKQAGQLQKLLKQLGLTKTTFHGLRDTHASFLFSKDISLDYISRRLGHNSILTTQQYYLELMPEKKHQQDADALSLLNDLSL
- the rpsI gene encoding 30S ribosomal protein S9; translation: MAQAQYTGTGRRKNAVARVRLVPGTGKITVNKKDVEEYIPHADLRLVINQPFAVTSTQGSYDVFVNVNGGGYGGQSGAIRHGIARALLQVDPDFRDSLKRAGLLTRDARMVERKKPGLKKARKASQFSKR
- the rplM gene encoding 50S ribosomal protein L13; the encoded protein is MNKTTFMAKPGQVERKWYVVDATDVPLGRLSAVVASILRGKNKPTFTPHTDTGDFVIVINAEKVKLTGKKATDKVYYTHSLHPGGLKSITAGELRSKNAVRLIEKSVKGMLPHNTLGRAQGMKLKVFVGGEHTHAAQQPEVLDISGLI
- a CDS encoding haloacid dehalogenase-like hydrolase: MKRLLSCYASDIAAFGKEELKQSILASEGRTLMGETVVTAAPLIAGVTNAEMMAAFGCDLLVLNELDVFEPNIVGFEPCANPIAAIKDLTGRPVGINLEPVDDTLSVLDEQVQLSPGRKVSPESLARAKALGVDFIMLTGNPSTGVSMTAIQSAIALAVQEFDGLVFAGKMHGAGLGESVVDERALLSFIDLGADGVLIPAVGTVPGVREELVAPIVAKIKAKGGLVISTIGTSQESADSQTVREFGLSNKRVGSDVHHIGDGSYGRMPDPENILALSLAVRGKRHTYFKMGQSVKR
- a CDS encoding DegV family protein, encoding MTFKIVTDSTADLPVAWVKEEGITVLGLTINLDGVTYETVGENALTSEALLEKMQKGGLPTTSQVNVGQFESVFEEAAKAGQEVLYLAFSAALSGTYQSSVIARDMIKDTYPDAVIELIDTKAAAIGEGYLVMQAAKARKAGKTLAETKALVEELAPRLRTYLLVDDLNHLVRGGRLSKAAALIGGLVNIKPLLSLNAEGKLEPVAKIRGRKKGIKEMLSLTLDKLDHTTVMVAYTGEDTTAQEIKASLLEQPAVEEVLLAPLGPVIATHTGEGVIALISIGKEKR
- the rlmB gene encoding 23S rRNA (guanosine(2251)-2'-O)-methyltransferase RlmB; the protein is MEKNDIVYGVHAVVEGLEANTGNKLYIQDDLRGKNVEKIKALAAEKKVSISWTPKKSLSEMTDGAVHQGFVLRVSEFAYADLAAILEKAQAEDNPLILILDSLTDPHNFGSILRTADATQVAGIIIPKHRAVGVTPVVAKTSTGAVAHVPIARVTNLSQTLDKLKEAGFWIFGTDMNGTPSHKWNTAGKLALIIGNEGKGISPNIKKQVDEMITIPMKGHVQSLNASVAAAILMYEVFRKKI
- a CDS encoding class II fructose-bisphosphate aldolase — translated: MPLVSAEKFVQAARDNGYAVGGFNTNNLEWTQAILRAAEAKKAPVLIQTSMGAAKYMGGYKVARNLIANLIESMNITVPVAIHLDHGHYEDSLECIEVGYTSIMFDGSHLPVEENLAKAKEVVELAHAKGISVEAEVGTIGGEEDGIVGSGELAPIEDAVAMVATGIDFLAAGIGNIHGPYPANWEGLDLDHLKKLTEAVPGFPIVLHGGSGIPDEQIQAAIKLGVAKVNVNTECQIAFANATRKFAAAYEANEAEYDKKKLFDPRKFLADGVKAIQASVEERIDVFGSAGKA
- a CDS encoding PTS sugar transporter subunit IIC, translated to MDTFLKIAGKLGSQKHLIAIRDAFIAMFPLTMAGAIAVLLNVLVRDIPTNMGWTGFAEAMKPLIELNGYVYFGTIAIMALAFVFALGYNRAQAEKLNPIAGGLVSFAAFISTIPQTLTIVTDLTGLDKSVLTKLTNLGLMVSGSNLETSQWGVISVAYAGATGLFAAMLIGLLSAEVYIFFMKKNVIIKMPDSVPPAVNKAFASMIPGIAAIYVSALVGYLSTLLTGQALNDLISTYIQQPLMGLSQGWFSVVLLSFLVQLFWFFGLHGHNVLGPVMDGIYLPALLENTAAYEATKDVSQLPYLWTRGSFDAYGQMGGSGVTIALIIAIFLFSKRQEYRAVAKLSAPMGIFNINEPITFGIPMVLNPLFVVPWLIVPPVCVGIAYAATAAGLIPPVYVSIPWITPPGLYAFLATGGNVMAGLVSLFNVFVAFCIWAPFVIAANKVQAPQD
- a CDS encoding DUF3284 domain-containing protein, which produces MEARLSVRGTAPAIYQTLLDLFQKDYQSATGQTIQLEAIKEGLTYLKHFGKQGEQSVRITVGELIPDKQYTVAVQSNRGVQWITYQLLPLEDGRTEVTYTEDYLPEGKFQQWNYRLLLPLMRKGLEKRMTLQIEKLAEFAEKKEVS